A region of the Brevinema andersonii genome:
TCAGGCTGATCTATAATAGGGTAACCATTATTTTTTGTATACCCGTTCTCCAGGAAATATAATGTAATCAGTTGCGGACCAAGTAAGTTCCTGCTTTCTTTCCAGTGCCATAGAGGTCCTGATAAATATTGATCATACATCATAAGCATAAAGTTCGCAAGATCGGAATTAGGCTTGAGGGCTACAGTTTGAGCGGTCGGATGTCCATTATTTTTTTCTTCAATGCCTAAAAATCCTTCATAAGCACGGGTTGAATATAATTCGTTTAAAAGAGAATCTAATTTTTTACCATTAATGATTTCACAATCGGCATCCAGATATATGCTTCCATGCTCTTTAAGCACAAACCAACGATAATATTCTGACAAAAAAACAGGTTGCTTATCTACTAATGCTTTTTGTACCCATGTATTGCCAGTTTTTAGCGGAAGATTAGAAGTATTCCATTGCATAATCGTATAGCCAGGCATTTCTGCTTTCCAGGTATCCAAGTAATGCAAAAATAAATCTTCGTAAGGAGGCATATTTGCAAAATAAATTCTATGAAGAATTTTAGGATTTTGCATAATAGGAACTTCCAAATTACATTAAAACGCAAAAATCCCCTTATTGGCTTATACCAAGTAAAGGATTGATCACAAATAATATAAAAAAGCTAATAAATTAGCTTGTGTTGTTATAACATATGAATTTTAAAATGTCAATTTTTTTCATAATTTTCCTTAAAATAACTAAATTATTCCTGTACTATTATAATGTATTGGAAATAATTTTGTCAAGTATTTTTATCCTTATGTGAGTAAGAGAATTTATAATAACTTTTTAAAAACTAAAAAATTTTATATTAGAACCGATTAAAATATATAAAATATTAATATTGACAAAACTAAGAATATATATTACAATTACTTATATTGAGTAGTTTACTTTATTAAATAGTAAAATAGGAGCAATTATTTATGCTCACTCTCAATTATTACTATTTATTATTGTCAGGAACATGCACTAAATTTTGTCAAGGAATTCAAGCTAGGGGAGTAGTATATGAATAAAATTGTATGTTTATTACTATTTTCGCTAAGTGTAAGTTGCTCATTAGTAAAGGAAGAGGCATTTAAATTATCTTATGCTGAAAGAAAAGTGATTGATACATTTGGGAAGCACGAATTATTATCCTTAGAACCAAATGGGTATTGGAATTCTCAAGAATATAAGACTTTATTGTTTAATGGCGATTTTTTGACGATGCAATCCACAATTATTTCAGGTGGCAAAATTGTGCGTGTTGAAAATTATGCTCTCGAAGTAATTAAAGATGTTTCAAAGTTTGAAGGAATTTATAGAATTCATGGCTCTGGAGCCTACAGTGGTTTGTATATGGGGATTTATGCAGAAACAAATAGTACGGGTTCCTTAGTTAAAGTAGAAGTCGGATTGTCTGAAAATGGTATTTTAGATAAAGCGCGAACAAAAAATAATTGGGATTATGCTAGCGATTTAATTGTTAATAGAGTGTTTAAAGTGTTTCATTCAGAAAAGATAGTCAAACTAAACAATGATTTAAAATATGACGTAAAAGAAACAACTAATGCAATATTCAGTATTAACCGTGTTACAGGAGAATTAAGAGCTGAGTTTACTGAAGTTAAGCCGGTCACTCGTAGTAGAAGAGATGTTTCTACAACAGCAAGTCGTACGATTCTGACTTCATTGGGAAATATACAAGCACAATCTGTCCAAATTTTAGGACCTAATCTGGAAGTGTATCGACTAGCATCTGGTGGTTATTTTGCTGTTGAATATCGTACAGATCCTGTTTTTGGCAAATTACGAATGAAGTTTGCACAAGGTTTAACAAAAGAAGAAGTATTAAATAAATTATCTGCTATCTCAGAATACTATTGGGAAAGTGAGAAGACAGCAGATATCCCAAATCGGGTATTAGAAAAAATAAAAGATAGACCAATAGTAACTTTGAAAGCTTTTAATGCGCCTCCTATAGGGGCATCCTCTTCTCCTATTATTATTCCGGATGCATATGATTGGGAAAACACAACAGAATATAGGATAAATATTGAAACTATGTGGGCTAAAATAATAGATGTGAATAATAAAATATCGAATATAAACGATTATCGTGTTCGTATGATTGAAGATATTAGTGATACGGAAGGAGTATTTCAGTTTTTAGGTACGGGCTTACTTAATGGCCAGTATGCAAAATTGAGCATTACTAATGTGGATAAAAAAGCGGGATGGTTGGTGCTGAGTGCAGATAAAGAGAAATTTGAACAGCAGCCTGTTACAAACGATATACAGGATAATTTTGAAGCACAGCAACCACATCGAGTGGTAATAGAAATGCAACAACGCGGTAAAACTTGGGTTGGAGTGATGGATGATGGCACATACAGTAAAACAGCAACTACTAATTGGTCTTTTGACGCTGAAAAACTTTTGATACAAGCGAAAATTTTGACAAATTCTGTACCAAAAACATCGACTTATTCTTTTAAAATAGTTAGTAATGAATCTGGAGAAAAAGGCACATTTTTACTGAAAACAACAGCTGAAAATTTTCCTAATTCTGAAAATGATACAGATATGGGCTCTCCGTTTGATAATTTTTACTTTGCAGTGCAGCTTGGAAATGGTGTTAATAATGGCAGAGCATTAATGGAAATAGGAATGGAACAGCATCAGGTTGAATATGCCTTAAAACACAGAGCAGTACAAAATTTGTATGAACAATCCGTAGTGCCAAGTACTGACAAAATAGTAAAAGCGTTAGCTGGATTGACTCCATGGATCAAATTAAAGAATGGTTATTATTCGGAAACAGAAACAGAAATTTGGTGGTTTGATTCGGATACTATGGAAGCAGTTGTAATGGAAATCACCATGAGTAATGGTGACGTTGTTACTAATGCGTCGCGTTTTGCTTTGGAGATGTCAAGGGATGTAGGAGCTATTGAAGGAGCATTTTTATTAAAACCCTCCGAAAATAAGACTCCTATAACTACTGATTATCCAAATAGCACAGGTACGGAGATTAATACGCCATTTGATGCTCACAAAGATAAACATATGTACGTATTAACAGGCACAGCAACGACAGCAAATAGGGCATATATAGGTTTCGGTGGGACTGTGGACAATGCAAAGACTGCAAAACCCACTGATGCAGCGAATTATCATACACGTGCGGATGCTCCGTTATCAGCAGAAGCAATTCAGTCTGCTGTTGATAATGCAAAAAATAAAGGTCATTTGTATGTGAAATTAGCAGCAAATGCGACTACAGCACCAGGAGTTGTAAATCCAGGTTTATATGTTCCTTATGAGACAGAAGAAGTACAATTTTCTACAGATCCTCTTCAAGTTACAATTACTACAATTAAAAGGAATAATACCCGTACTACTAATACTTATCCTTTACAGATAGTCAAAGCTGAAAATCAGAGCAAAGCGATATTTAAATATTTAGGTACTGGACCTTTAGGGCTGAAATTTGGTGGTATTGCTGTACAAAATGCTGCGTTATCGGGAATTGCTCCAACGGGAACCTATTTAGTACTAACTAATGAAGATACTCTGGAAAAAGCAAATCAATCTCTTGATGCTTTGATAAATGTTAATCAATGGAACTATAATTTAAAAAGTAGTGAGCAATTAGAAGATGAATACATAAAAGCAGAACGAGGTCCATGGGTATCAGTTGATGTCATAGGCTCTAGTAGTGTTCTAGAGTATGTTGATCGGTTTTATGATAATCGTAATACAACAAATATAGTATTTAAACCTACTGATAGAAAAGTAGAACTTGGTATAATTATCAAAGGAGTTGCATCACAATCAGAGTATGAGTATGAAGTGGTATATACTAATGTTACAGCAAAAGTTAGTAATATTATAGTCCGGCTTTCAGGAGACGGTATATATAATGGTAAATATTTAGGATTTTCTCTAATCGAAGAAAATGATGCTACCAAAACAAAGTCAGGAAAAACAGCAATAGGAGATACTTTTGACAGCACGAAAACAGCACTTGATTCGGCACATACAAATTTCTATAAATTATCAGATGTAACTCCAAAAAATGATATTTTAAAACGTGCTAATGGGATAAAAAGAAATCCACCTGCATCTATTAATTCAATAGGAAATACTGTTGTAAAGGTTGATAGCAAGGGAATTTATAATTCAGAAGACACGCAGGAATTTTTATTTGATGCAGAAGAAAATACACTAACTGTATTGACAATAAAAGGTTCTGATTCAAAAACACATAAATATAATATTATATTTCCGAAAAGTGCTTCTAATTTGAGTACGGGAAATAATACTGCTGAATTGCAGTCACGATTTTATTTAAAATCTTTTGAGAATAATAATACAGATCCTCTTCATAAGCATTTTGTTGAAATGAAAGTGGAAGCAGGTGCAACTCCAAAGAAAATAAGATTTGCAGCGTCAAGCGTGTCTCCTAGTGATGCTCTGAATCAATTTAATGCAATGGATGGTAATCCTGATCAATGGAATTATTTAGAGAAAACAAGTACAGCTATTGATATGCGTGTAGTTGTGAATGCTTCTGGATTTTCATGGACAAGATTGATAACAAATGATAATTTATATTACTATGATCCACAAAATACGGAAACATGGACCTTTAATCCTGCTGTGAAAACTGTATCGATAAAAACTACAACATCAGGAAGTTCAACGGAACATAATTATCGGATCGGAATGAAACGATCTATTTCTCCCGATGAAGGTGTATTTGTGCTTGCTAGTGATACTTCAGGAACTTATGATGGACGTATTGTATTTTTAAGTCTGGGTACCTCAGGAAATGATAAGAATGCGAATGCACGCATTTTAGTTTCTACAAGTTCCGGAGATGAAGCTGCAAAAATTCAAGAAGTAGAGAATTTGAATACATTATTAAAAAATAGTAATCATTGGAATTTTCGAGAAGATACTTTAGCGGTCAATGAAGCAAAAGCAATAGTAAGTGCTGCAAAAGTAGCAGAATGGCGCAGTTTGGAAGGAAACAATGGCATATATGATCAAAATAATTATGTATCATTAAAGTTTGAGGGCGGTACGAAATCTAGGTATACACGGTATACAAATATTAAAATACAAGTTGTTGGAGTTGTTTCAGGTTTTGTCGCGATGGCAGCAGAAGATTTCGGATATAAAATGCATTCGGATATTTCAGATACTCGTGGGATATTTCAATTGATTCGCGGATCAAGCACTCAATTTACCAACAAATATATGGCTATTGAACTGGGGACTGCTGTGAGTGACAGATTAATGAAAGTAGGTTTTGGAGATACACCGGCTGCAGCACAGGAAGCACTCAATAGACAAGTAGCTTGGAATTATATGGATAAAAAAATGGCTGAGGCAGATGATCGCGTTGTTAAAGAAGCGATCAAACGAGGATCAGCGGTATGGGTTTCTCATTTGTTGCACCCTATTGTTGGTAATGTGGCTAATCCGGCCTATACGTCTAAGATGGTCACAAATATTGTGTTTAATACCACAGAGAAGACAGTAAAAGTTGAATATGTAACGACAGTAGGCCAAGACAGCACTATTAAAGAAAATGTTTATGGTTATACTATGATAGAAGATGAATCTGATATAAAGGGTATTTTTAGATTATCCGGATATGGTGATTTTGGAAATAAATTTATTGCTGGTGAGTTGATAAGTAAGGGTGAGACTTATGAGAACAGAGGACGAATAGCAGTTGGTATAGATGTTGCGAGTGCTAAAAGTGCTTTAGCTGCAACTAATGCTGCTCAAGAATGGAATATGTTAGAAAGGAATTCTTTATTATTAAATGCCCAAGTTATTGATACTGCTGTTAGTAAAGGAGTACTTGCGGGATTAGATCAGGCACGTCGTCTGCATGATCCTCAAAATACAACGAATCTCCAATTTGCTAAAAACGGTGTAAATATGACATTTACTTATACGGAATATATCAATGGGGTACCACGACCTGATGTCTATGAAATAGAAATGGTTAACGATAGGTCTACAACAGATGGGATCTTTCTCTTGAAGGGTACAGGTTTGTTCAGAAATAAGTATGCTCGTATTTCTTTCAGCGGTAACGGTAATAATGAAGTAACATTGTTGATTAAGGATCAAGCAGACGATTTGACAAATCGAAATATGAACTCTGATAGTACAAGATTGAGCTTTAAAGCAAAGACAGCATTGCAGCAAGATAACGGTTTACTAGAAAAAATAATAGCGCAACAACCGTTTGTTACATTAACGGATAAAAAAGTATATGTTCCTAAAGATAGTGGTATTGTTTCATTTTCTAAAATTTCAGCTACCGGTACATTGGCGGAAAGAGTTATAATGACAGTTGTGACAAATGGAGCTTCTTATACTTATGATGTATTGCAAGTGTCTAATGATGTGGTAACTGCTGATGAAGCTACATACTTCTTAAAAGCTACTTCAGGTGCTTGGAAAGATCAGTATTTATTGCTTAAAACACAGGATAAGTCTAGCAGTGATATTGTAAGTTTAAGAAGTGGTTTGGGTGTTGATATGCAAAATATGACTAATGATTTTAATAGTACCGGATTATCAGTTGGATATACTGTGGCACAGTTTGAAAATGCAAAATGGGTTAGACAATCAGAATTTGCATCGGATGAAGTGGTACAGGAAATAGTTCGTGAGTCTTCAACAATGAGTATTACTCGTGGCGGATTCAATGACTTTAGAGATACTGATCAATGGACATTTGATGTTCCTAACAGAAAAATTACTGTTAAGAAAGGAAATACATTTACTTCAGGTAATGTGGCAGGACAAACGGTAGCAGAAGATGTTTACTATTTTAATATTTATCACATGGACAGTACAAGTTTAGAAACTGGTGTTAGTATGAATGCTTATCCGAATACAGTCCATAACAACCGTAAAGTAGCTACTTATGCTTATTTTAAATTAGATTCGGATCCTTTGAGAAAAAATTATTTCTTCTCAATGAACTATTCTGTCGAAACAAATATGGCTAAAACCGAAGCTTTAAAGCAGCATGCCGAGTCTCAGCCAATTTGGAGAACATACAATTTGGCAATGAATCCTGCTTCTGTAATGACTAATTTGAAAACTAATAGAATATGGATTGCAACAAACAGCTCTGGTGCAATAGATACAAGTAAAATGGGTGTACAGGCTACTAATAAGAATACATTTGTGTATAATGAAGCACCTGGAGGCGGATATAGAAATAACTTGTTTTTATATTATAGCACGGTTAATAGTAGCGGAAATTTTACAAACACTCAAGATTTCTATGTTCCTGTCATTTATCAATATAATGGGGCAAGTGATTCTATTATTATGCTTGAGCAGGAAGCTCGTACCCGTCCGAATACAAAGAAAAATAAATTTGTGGCCATTCAGGTAGGAACCGGTGCGAATTCATTTACTGCTAAGATTGCTGAAGGTGACACATTATTTAATGCTATTAATGCACGCAACCAATTAACTAGTTGGAATTATAAGGTTAAATCTTCTGTAGGTGCTAACAGTGCTTTTAGATCTGCATTTGGTACATCGGGTAGTTTTAAGGGCTCTGTGGCAATTGATGGAGGCAGTCCGTCCTATTATGTTTTGAAATGGCTCAATGCATCTGATATGCTTGTATCGGTCACAACTCCTGGTAGACGTGTCTATCAATATGATATCGAAGTTATGGAAGTAACTGGAAGTGGAGCGAATACAGAGTATACAGTGAAATTTCATGGCTTAAGAGATTTGGGAAATAAATTTGGCCGATTTAGATTTAATAGTAAGTCAACTAAAGCAAGATTTGCTGTTGGTTCGGATGAACAAAAATTAAATAGCGCATGGACAGCACAAACAAGTGATAATTTGACGAAATAAAATTGTAGTTAGTATTAAAACAACACTTATAGGTGTTGTTTTAATACATATATTGTTCAAAAATATTTTGAAGTGGGATAAAAAATTGGACTTACAAGATTATAATTGAAAAAATTGTTCTTAATAGGTATAGAGTCTTTTTGATACAATCTTGTATAAAATTAAGTACTATAAAATCTCAAGCTCATAGATAAGAATTTTTAGTCTATATAAAACAAAGTTTGTCTATTTTGATAAATTGAATAATTAAAATTTATTAAAAGGATATTCTTTCAATCTGAGTTTATCTACTAATGTTTGGCATGTTCTTTCTATAGTATTATAAATATTGTTAAAATCATTTTTGTTTCCGTAATAGGGGTCGGGCACATTATTTTCAAGGGGATTCATAGGATCAAAATTCCGGAAATAAAAGATATTGTTATTGCAAGAATCCTTGAAACGCTCTTGTAATAAAGATGTGATATCTTCACCCATGGAAAAAATTATATCATATTCTTTCCAATCGTTTTTTGTGAACTGTTTTGCACGATGGGTAATATCATAACCTTTTTCGTAAGCTATTTTGCGCATTCGAGGATCAGCATGTTCTCCTTGGTGCCAGTTGCCTATACCTGCGGAATCTACAATAACATTTAATTGATTGTTTTGTGCCAATTTTTGAAATATGGTATGTGCCAGTGGTGAACGGCAAATATTTCCTAAACAAACAAATATAATTTTTTTCATAATGGATTCTCTTTGATATTTAGCGAATTTTTATACTAAATAATCGGCAGAATTGGCTTTGAATTTAGATCACATAAGATTTTAGATTTATTAACTGAAGAGTTTTATTTGATAATTATTAAATATTATATGATATAAATACAGGTTTATTTGTCTTTATATCTTGCTAAGGTAAGTTTGATTTGAAACTAGAACGAAGCTAAGAACCTACAAGCTTAAAAGATAATTTAAGAACGAAAGCCGCTGACATTTGAAACCCGAACCCCCTATATCTAATCAAACCAAGATATCATATGTTTCTTAATCTCGGTTTAGTTTCCAATCCTCGAATATTTTCTCTAGAGTTTATATTTCTTTGCTTTAAAGTGATACTTATAATGTACGACCCAACGTTTTTTGACATGACATTGGGTAGAGATCTTAGAATGTAGATACCTTTGCTCTATTTTTGTAAAATATTTTTGTTTCGAATTGTCATGCGAAGTTTGATTTGGCACTTATTTTAAGTCTAATTTGACATTTTAAAAGAAACCTCTTTCCAAGCACCAGGTTTATGCACGCTGTTGCCGAAAGAAAAGTTCCTTCCTAATTGAAAATATTTATATAAATTTTGGTCGAAGAGATGGAGATATCGTATTCTGCACTCCGGATGAAGAGCCTGTAAATATTGACCGAAACCAGGAAACATTTATTAA
Encoded here:
- a CDS encoding low molecular weight protein-tyrosine-phosphatase, yielding MKKIIFVCLGNICRSPLAHTIFQKLAQNNQLNVIVDSAGIGNWHQGEHADPRMRKIAYEKGYDITHRAKQFTKNDWKEYDIIFSMGEDITSLLQERFKDSCNNNIFYFRNFDPMNPLENNVPDPYYGNKNDFNNIYNTIERTCQTLVDKLRLKEYPFNKF
- a CDS encoding glycosyltransferase; translation: MQNPKILHRIYFANMPPYEDLFLHYLDTWKAEMPGYTIMQWNTSNLPLKTGNTWVQKALVDKQPVFLSEYYRWFVLKEHGSIYLDADCEIINGKKLDSLLNELYSTRAYEGFLGIEEKNNGHPTAQTVALKPNSDLANFMLMMYDQYLSGPLWHWKESRNLLGPQLITLYFLENGYTKNNGYPIIDQPEIHANIKIYPQEYFSPKFGLTGKTLNYTENTCVYHLFSNLNINHHADSEYAKEKKQARRFHELQEYLKTMKIPAVDHSHKESFNKLLNLFKKILNKLYNVFPQNNIIRKLSSKIFKLCCLIYKKIKLQTIKL